In a genomic window of Penaeus monodon isolate SGIC_2016 chromosome 27, NSTDA_Pmon_1, whole genome shotgun sequence:
- the LOC119590742 gene encoding nucleolar protein 56-like (The sequence of the model RefSeq protein was modified relative to this genomic sequence to represent the inferred CDS: added 111 bases not found in genome assembly) encodes MKLYVLFEHASGYSLYVVREFEEIGTFLPQVEEAISDPGKFMQIVKLVGFKAFASAASALENINSITEGILTDALSAFLETNLPKAKTFQLGVIDPKLGAAINEALGFSVTHIGVVPEVIRGIRTHLTHFVKGLSIASVKQTELGLGHSYSRGKVKFNVNRADNMIIQSIALVDQLDKDINTFAMRIKEWYSYHFPELAKIVTDNYQYGQCANFIKERTSLKEDSLEKLEEIVMDSAKAQAILDAARMSMGMDISPIDLINIERFAKRVVALSEYRKQLAEYLRSKMDSVAPNLATLIGEVVGARLISHAGSLTNLAKYPASTVQILGAEKALFRAIKTRSNTPKYGLIYHSTFIGRAGMANKGRISRYLANKCSIASRIDCFTENLTKVFGEKLRNQVEDRLKFYETGNIPRKNVEVMSEALEEHNQLVSSLAQKGKKRKLEEVNGDVAENVVNGETPKKKKKKKKKHQEEAATEEAAAEEEPVAEEVTEPVAEEVTEKKKKKKNKVVVEEEVAAPEEPMHIAENGLSEKKKKKKKKKNQGAVAEAEQEAAAEQEEEVPAAEVTTKKKKKKKAPKEAVDE; translated from the exons ATGAAGTTGTATGTGCTCTTTGAGCACGCATCAGGGTATTCCCTGTATGTTGTGAGAGAGTTTGAGGAAATAGGAACCTTTCTTCCCCAAGTGGAGGAGGCAATCAGTGATCCTGGCAAGTTCATGCAGATCGTGAAACTGGTTGGCTTTAAAGCTTTTGCTTCAGCTGCGTCTGCCCTCGAGAATATAAACAGCATCACAGAAG GAATACTGACTGATGCCCTTAGTGCCTTCCTGGAGACCAACTTGCCAAAAGCAAAGACATTCCAACTTGGTGTTATTGATCCCAAGTTGGGAGCTGCCATCAATGAAGCTCTCGGCTTTAGTGTGACACACATTGGTGTCGTCCCCGAG GTTATTCGAGGCATTAGGACACATCTCACCCATTTTGTAAAGGGCCTCTCCATAGCCTCTGTTAAGCAGACAGAGCTTGGTCTTGGTCACTCATACTCGAGAGGAAAGGTCAAGTTCAATGTAAATCGTGCTGATAACATGATCATCCAGAGTATTGCCTTAGTGGATCAGTTAGATAAGGATATTAATACATTTGCCATGAGAATCAA GGAATGGTATTCTTATCACTTCCCAGAGCTTGCAAAGATTGTGACTGACAACTACCAGTATGGTCAGTGTGCCAACTTCATCAAAGAGCGAACTTCTCTGAAAGAAGATTCCTTGGAAAAGCTGGAAGAAATTGTCATGGATTCTGCAAAAGCACAGGCTATTCTTGATGCTGCTAGGATGTCAATGG GTATGGACATTTCACCAATTGACTTGATAAACATCGAGCGCTTTGCAAAACGAGTTGTAGCCCTCTCAGAATACCGCAAGCAGCTGGCAGAATACCTCAGATCGAAGATGGACAGTGTAGCCCCCAACTTGGCCACCCTCATTGGTGAAGTTGTAGGAGCTCGACTCATCTCCCATGCTGGCTCACTTACCAACCTTGCAAAATACCCTGCATCCACAGTTCAGATCCTAGGGGCTGAGAAGGCTTTGTTCCGTGCCATTAAAACTAGATCGAATACCCCCAAGTATGGTCTTATCTACCACTCCACTTTCATTGGCCGAGCTGGGATGGCCAACAAGGGCAGAATCTCGCGTTATCTGGCCAACAAGTGTTCTATTGCTTCCCGCATTGATTGTTTCACAG AAAACCTTACAAAAGTGTTTGGTGAGAAACTAAGAAATCAAGTTGAGGACCGACTGAAGTTCTATGAAACGGGGAACATTCCAAGAAAGAATGTGGAAGTCATGAGTGAAGCGTTAGAAGAACATAACCAGCTAGTTAGCTCGTTGGCCCAGAAGGGCAAGAAGAGGAAATTGGAAGAAGTTAATG GGGATGTTGCTGAGAATGTAGTAAATGGAGAAACCCCA gttacagaaaagaagaagaagaagaagaacaaggtaGTTGTAGAAGAAGAAGTAGCAGCACCAGAGGAGCCTATGCACATTGCTGAGAATGGCctttctgaaaagaaaaagaaaaagaagaagaagaagaaccaagGAGCCGTAGCGGAAGCAGAGCAGGAGGCCGCagcagagcaggaggaggaggtgccagCTGCCGAGGTaacgacaaagaagaagaagaagaagaaggcaccGAAGGAAGCGGTTGATGAATAG
- the LOC119590474 gene encoding cysteine-rich DPF motif domain-containing protein 1-like, with protein sequence MAMASDINMKNEKGGTFLCEMCGLTESYNYYGCKPPFHKDITFLENCYIMKDPFQSAGTKSFLLLGSECVACKRVVCQASSCSIFYTKRFCLDCARTCIEEFPPEMQKRIGK encoded by the coding sequence ATGGCAATGGCAAGTGACATCAACatgaagaatgaaaaaggaggaaCATTTCTCTGTGAAATGTGTGGTTTGACGGAGTCCTATAACTACTATGGCTGTAAACCACCCTTCCATAAGGATATTACGTTTCTGGAGAACTGTTACATAATGAAAGACCCATTCCAGAGTGCTGGCACAAAGTCCTTTCTCTTACTGGGATCAGAATGTGTGGCTTGTAAGAGAGTTGTGTGTCAGGCATCCTCGTGTAGTATCTTTTACACTAAGAGGTTTTGCCTTGATTGTGCAAGAACATGTATAGAAGAGTTTCCCCCAGAAATGCAGAAACGAATTGGGAAATAA
- the LOC119590741 gene encoding putative transferase CAF17 homolog, mitochondrial, whose translation MLHVFSRLCCQTAHVGRNWASISYSMQRNLSAEVQSNRSLAQVNGKEASAFLQGLVTNDMNHLLEGATSMYSMMLNTQGRVVFDTIIYKRHEESYLVECDREKLDHLVRHLKMYKVRRKIDIKPLEDFSVWAVFEPELDMDSITQVDVESLYLNPKAESEVLLHLKDTVSDVIVTRDPRMKYLGHRLVVPDKSHITDIVSDVELGKEIFKFLRYKLGVGEGLQELPPTKCLPLEANLDYLHGVSFHKGCYIGQELTARTFHTGVVRKTLSCPPISLVELSTLAYDTNIINEKGKSVGKVRGIEGQYGIGLLRVKECLAAETLKANDMVVKTFRPPWWPIEASKEKMN comes from the coding sequence ATGTTGCATGTATTTAGTAGATTGTGTTGCCAGACAGCACATGTTGGAAGAAACTGGGCCAGCATTTCTTATTCCATGCAAAGAAATCTTAGTGCTGAAGTGCAGTCAAACAGAAGCTTAGCACAGGTAAATGGCAAAGAGGCTTCTGCTTTCCTGCAAGGTCTTGTCACAAATGACATGAATCACCTGTTAGAAGGAGCAACAAGCATGTACTCAATGATGCTCAACACTCAAGGCAGAGTTGTCTTTGATACCATTATTTACAAGAGGCATGAGGAGAGTTATCTAGTTGAATGTGACCGTGAAAAATTAGACCATTTAGTGAGGCATCTGAAGATGTACAAAGTGCGGAGGAAGATTGACATTAAACCTCTTGAAGACTTCAGTGTGTGGGCTGTGTTTGAACCTGAATTAGATATGGACAGTATTACACAGGTTGATGTAGAGTCTTTATACCTCAATCCAAAAGCAGAATCTGAGGTCCTCCTGCACTTAAAAGACACTGTGAGTGATGTCATTGTGACAAGAGATCCGAGGATGAAATATCTAGGACACAGGCTTGTTGTTCCAGACAAAAGTCATATCACAGACATTGTATCAGATGTAGAACTTGGTAAAGAGATTTTCAAGTTTTTACGTTATAAGTTAGGTGTCGGTGAGGGGCTGCAGGAGCTCCCACCAACAAAATGCTTGCCACTTGAAGCCAACCTGGATTATCTTCATGGAGTTAGTTTCCACAAAGGCTGTTACATAGGGCAAGAACTTACTGCCAGAACTTTCCACACTGGTGTTGTGCGCAAGACGTTATCATGCCCTCCTATTTCCCTTGTTGAACTTTCTACTCTTGCTTAtgatacaaatataattaatgagAAGGGAAAATCTGTAGGTAAGGTTCGAGGAATAGAGGGTCAGTATGGGATAGGTCTTTTAAGAGTTAAAGAATGCTTAGCTGCAGAAACACTGAAAGCCAATGATATGGTTGTAAAAACATTTAGGCCTCCATGGTGGCCCATTGAAgcctcaaaagaaaaaatgaattag